From the genome of Verrucomicrobiota bacterium, one region includes:
- the proC gene encoding pyrroline-5-carboxylate reductase encodes MSVSSKIGFWGSGNMASAMMRGLISKQVVKPEQIYCISEFGRGAGAFAKETGANSLGNSSEDLIEASDILVLAFKPQQLDTQAEAVQKINNRLVLSILAGTSLEKLARAIPNAGTLVRTMPNTPGRISEGITAYCSNKTLEDSDKEILKAVLGSLGQVFQIDESMMDVHTAVAGSGPAYVFEFIAALAEAGTQEGLPPEMALQIAKQTVFGAAALAKQAEEHPEELRNQVTSKGGTTQAGLEAMSSANFREMIRDTVRAAKLRSIEMGK; translated from the coding sequence ATGAGCGTCTCGTCTAAAATTGGATTCTGGGGAAGCGGTAACATGGCCAGTGCCATGATGCGTGGATTGATTTCCAAACAAGTCGTCAAACCAGAACAAATCTATTGTATTAGTGAGTTTGGTCGCGGAGCTGGTGCCTTTGCAAAAGAGACCGGGGCAAATTCCCTGGGAAATTCTTCGGAGGACCTCATTGAAGCAAGTGACATTTTGGTGTTGGCCTTCAAGCCGCAACAACTGGATACACAGGCAGAGGCGGTTCAAAAAATAAACAACCGCCTGGTTCTATCTATTCTCGCGGGAACTTCATTGGAGAAACTGGCCCGAGCCATCCCCAACGCCGGGACCCTTGTCAGAACCATGCCCAACACTCCGGGCCGCATCAGCGAAGGAATTACCGCTTACTGCAGCAATAAAACACTTGAGGATTCCGATAAGGAAATACTGAAAGCAGTTTTAGGGAGCCTTGGACAAGTCTTTCAAATCGACGAAAGTATGATGGATGTCCACACAGCGGTGGCAGGCAGTGGCCCTGCTTACGTGTTCGAGTTTATTGCCGCATTGGCCGAGGCCGGAACACAAGAGGGACTTCCTCCCGAAATGGCGCTTCAAATAGCAAAACAAACGGTGTTTGGAGCGGCAGCCCTGGCAAAGCAGGCTGAGGAACACCCCGAAGAATTACGCAATCAGGTTACTTCAAAAGGCGGAACAACTCAAGCAGGCTTGGAAGCCATGTCTTCAGCCAATTTTAGAGAAATGATCAGGGACACCGTTCGTGCTGCAAAACTTCGCTCCATCGAAATGGGGAAATAA
- a CDS encoding cytochrome c — translation MTEDQSNFKSSEEVEDSNLVSLNDKNTFISPETIGYLAIVFSIILAVIYLARFSGGFDSNEYLESSSIASEMANLGGGSGTAGAGEVAAFDPVKEGKKIYQTNCMACHQVNGQGMVGAFPPLAESEWVAKNPQLLARIVLAGMQGPIMVKGTGYNSIMAPLGSVLNDEKIAHVLTYVRQEWGNTSGPVDAAVVAEAREQTGQRGMWTVEELKPWDTE, via the coding sequence ATGACCGAAGATCAATCCAATTTTAAATCATCTGAGGAGGTCGAAGATTCAAATCTTGTCTCACTCAACGATAAAAATACTTTTATTTCACCGGAAACAATTGGTTATCTTGCGATAGTCTTTTCTATAATCCTGGCCGTAATTTATCTGGCTAGATTTTCTGGTGGCTTTGATTCCAATGAATATCTTGAGTCTTCGAGTATTGCCAGTGAGATGGCTAATTTGGGCGGTGGATCAGGCACTGCTGGAGCTGGAGAAGTTGCTGCTTTTGATCCTGTTAAAGAAGGAAAAAAGATTTACCAAACAAACTGTATGGCATGTCACCAGGTGAATGGACAGGGGATGGTTGGAGCATTTCCTCCTTTGGCCGAGTCTGAGTGGGTTGCAAAGAATCCACAATTATTGGCGCGCATTGTGTTGGCGGGTATGCAAGGTCCAATCATGGTCAAAGGTACTGGGTATAATTCTATTATGGCTCCTCTGGGATCTGTTCTCAATGACGAGAAGATTGCTCATGTGCTTACCTATGTTCGCCAGGAGTGGGGTAACACGTCCGGTCCGGTGGATGCCGCGGTCGTTGCCGAAGCTCGGGAGCAGACAGGGCAACGTGGTATGTGGACGGTTGAAGAGCTCAAGCCCTGGGACACTGAATAG
- a CDS encoding cbb3-type cytochrome c oxidase subunit II, with amino-acid sequence MKSFASLFFVLLIGITSSSYFLLLQGAKELSPSELETSLKVSDEDVIIIGHEGLAGRGQKVYRELGCVVCHTQQTRRPGYGGDFGRDWGSRQSVARDYVLQDQVILGNKRIGPDLSNVGSRHDAAWFFAHLNKPSDVSEVSNMPSYPFLFKKREFSGTLSANALVLVGNDTPAEGFEIVPTDDAVALVAYLQSLNMDYDLPESKRIK; translated from the coding sequence ATGAAAAGTTTTGCTTCCTTATTCTTTGTGTTATTGATCGGAATCACAAGTTCCTCGTATTTCCTCCTCCTTCAAGGAGCAAAAGAGTTGAGCCCATCGGAGCTTGAAACTAGCCTTAAGGTATCCGATGAGGATGTTATCATCATCGGTCACGAAGGGCTCGCTGGTCGTGGGCAAAAAGTTTATCGTGAACTCGGCTGTGTGGTTTGCCACACGCAACAAACTCGTCGTCCAGGATACGGCGGAGATTTTGGCCGTGATTGGGGATCAAGACAATCAGTAGCCCGTGACTACGTATTGCAGGATCAAGTCATTCTTGGAAATAAGCGTATTGGTCCGGATCTTTCCAACGTGGGATCTCGACATGATGCAGCCTGGTTTTTCGCCCATTTAAATAAACCCAGCGATGTATCGGAAGTTTCCAATATGCCCTCGTACCCTTTTCTCTTCAAGAAGAGAGAATTTAGTGGTACTCTTTCTGCAAACGCGCTTGTCCTTGTAGGCAATGACACGCCTGCTGAAGGATTTGAAATTGTTCCAACAGATGATGCCGTGGCGTTAGTCGCTTACTTGCAGAGTTTAAATATGGACTATGACTTACCTGAATCGAAGCGGATAAAGTAA
- a CDS encoding cbb3-type cytochrome c oxidase subunit I, whose translation MESNLTLSGTAAIDRSTKAPVLVYLFSALKWLLFASIFGYLASWKTHNPEFLNSWAFLTVGRVQAVYTAAFVYGFGCNIAFAVSLWLMARLCGTQLRFRLVLIIAAVFWNLALTVGVVGIFMGDLNAFELLELPSYVGLALFLSSLVVCVWGIACFKNRSYPDFYASQWFLLAAFLIFPWIQIVAQIMLFVNPVPGVVQALVASWFASNLIWLWFGSIAVAGLYYLIPKLLGTSLLAYRIARRAFLVFVLAGTWMGAARLVGGPFPAWMITSGIVASLLMIIFFVITGINFFGTLWQNRSQIVGNGVLLFTSFASLALLISGVGVVLLSLRGVAEVSQFTILLDAHHFLIFYGVFSMAMFAIVYYALPKILGREWPMDFLISSHFWIAFTGIVMLVVPLAVGGWKQGVAMNDAAVPFAEIVRYTSYWMVARSMAWIFLIIGHLALILNVIVIMRADVESCIEDLTRAEEDAVGGVES comes from the coding sequence ATGGAATCAAATTTAACTCTTTCAGGAACGGCGGCCATCGATCGTTCCACCAAAGCGCCTGTTCTCGTCTATTTGTTTTCAGCGCTTAAGTGGCTTTTATTCGCCTCAATCTTTGGATACCTCGCGTCTTGGAAAACTCACAATCCGGAGTTTTTAAACAGCTGGGCATTTCTAACTGTGGGACGCGTACAAGCTGTCTACACGGCTGCTTTTGTTTACGGCTTTGGCTGTAACATCGCTTTTGCTGTTAGTCTTTGGTTGATGGCACGGCTTTGTGGAACTCAATTACGTTTCAGGTTGGTACTTATCATTGCCGCCGTATTTTGGAACCTCGCACTAACGGTCGGTGTTGTCGGGATTTTCATGGGTGATCTCAACGCGTTTGAGCTTTTGGAACTTCCTTCCTATGTCGGCTTAGCGTTATTTCTTTCTTCGTTGGTCGTATGTGTCTGGGGTATCGCGTGTTTCAAAAACAGAAGTTACCCGGACTTTTATGCTTCCCAATGGTTTTTATTAGCCGCCTTCCTGATATTTCCCTGGATACAGATTGTCGCGCAAATCATGTTGTTCGTGAACCCGGTTCCTGGCGTAGTTCAGGCCTTGGTTGCCAGCTGGTTTGCTTCCAATCTTATTTGGCTCTGGTTTGGATCTATTGCGGTTGCAGGTTTATATTACCTGATTCCCAAACTACTAGGTACGAGCCTTTTGGCTTACAGAATCGCTCGGCGCGCATTCCTCGTTTTTGTCCTTGCTGGAACATGGATGGGAGCCGCCCGACTCGTCGGAGGACCATTCCCCGCATGGATGATTACCTCCGGCATCGTAGCAAGTCTGTTGATGATTATCTTTTTTGTGATCACCGGTATTAATTTTTTCGGTACTCTCTGGCAGAATCGTTCTCAGATTGTGGGGAATGGAGTTCTCCTATTCACCAGTTTTGCGTCACTCGCTTTGTTGATTTCTGGCGTGGGCGTTGTGTTGCTTTCTCTTAGGGGCGTTGCGGAAGTTTCTCAATTTACTATTCTCCTGGATGCTCACCACTTCCTCATCTTCTACGGGGTATTTAGCATGGCGATGTTCGCCATCGTTTATTACGCATTGCCAAAAATTCTTGGTCGAGAGTGGCCGATGGATTTTCTAATATCGTCTCATTTCTGGATAGCATTCACTGGAATTGTGATGCTCGTGGTTCCCTTAGCCGTCGGTGGCTGGAAACAAGGTGTAGCCATGAACGATGCGGCTGTTCCATTTGCGGAGATAGTTCGTTACACCTCTTATTGGATGGTCGCGCGGTCAATGGCATGGATTTTTCTTATAATTGGTCACCTCGCATTGATTTTAAACGTAATAGTGATAATGAGGGCCGATGTTGAATCCTGTATAGAGGATCTTACGCGAGCCGAAGAGGATGCTGTGGGAGGAGTTGAGTCATGA
- a CDS encoding cytochrome c — protein sequence MRYFLFAFALAVAAVVSILGFRGGSFTKPPLEMFPDMDDQSKYKPQGTSTFFADGRTDRLPIAGTVARGLLKDDEFLHFGKKGEEWARGFPMPVTDDLINRGKERYGIYCAVCHGGVGDGNGVTKPRGMNIVASFHDDRLRDIAEGEIFNTLTNGKGLMGYYRDKLSAEDRWAVIAYLRVIQRSQNASVNDVPPANRKDLGL from the coding sequence ATGAGATATTTCCTGTTCGCATTTGCATTAGCCGTCGCCGCAGTGGTTTCCATTTTAGGATTCCGCGGAGGATCATTTACCAAGCCACCTTTGGAAATGTTTCCAGACATGGATGACCAATCGAAATATAAGCCGCAGGGCACCAGTACGTTTTTTGCTGATGGTCGTACGGATCGCCTTCCTATTGCGGGAACCGTTGCTCGCGGTCTTTTGAAGGATGACGAATTTCTTCACTTCGGAAAGAAGGGTGAGGAATGGGCGAGAGGCTTTCCGATGCCAGTAACTGACGATTTGATTAATCGTGGCAAAGAACGCTACGGTATTTATTGTGCCGTTTGCCACGGAGGCGTGGGGGATGGCAATGGAGTCACCAAGCCGCGCGGTATGAATATTGTGGCCAGTTTCCACGATGACCGTCTACGGGACATCGCTGAAGGTGAAATTTTCAATACCTTGACCAATGGCAAAGGCCTTATGGGTTACTACCGTGATAAGCTTTCTGCTGAAGATCGCTGGGCCGTGATTGCCTATTTGCGGGTAATTCAACGTTCGCAAAATGCGTCAGTCAATGATGTGCCGCCGGCCAACAGAAAGGATTTGGGACTATGA
- a CDS encoding DUF3341 domain-containing protein, whose protein sequence is MADNKIYGLMADFENPLILMKAAEKCRDEGFKSWDVLTPFPVHGLDDAMGLKRSKVPFFTFIGGTTGFIIGLFLVWYMNYFDYPLIVGGKPLFSPVFPFPVMYELTILLAALSTIAGMFILNGLPRHYHPAMKAKNFAGTTDDILRITIEAADPLYDAEKTRTFLQEIGGTNIQELED, encoded by the coding sequence ATGGCGGACAATAAAATATACGGTCTCATGGCCGATTTTGAAAACCCTTTGATTCTGATGAAGGCGGCTGAAAAATGTCGTGATGAAGGATTCAAATCCTGGGATGTACTCACCCCTTTCCCTGTTCACGGATTGGACGATGCCATGGGCTTGAAACGTTCCAAGGTGCCTTTCTTTACCTTCATTGGCGGAACCACTGGATTCATTATCGGTTTGTTTCTGGTGTGGTACATGAACTATTTCGACTACCCGTTGATCGTTGGTGGTAAACCCTTGTTTAGTCCGGTATTTCCATTCCCGGTCATGTATGAGCTCACCATCCTTCTCGCTGCACTTTCTACCATCGCCGGAATGTTTATTCTAAATGGGCTTCCCCGGCATTACCACCCGGCGATGAAGGCAAAGAACTTTGCCGGAACAACAGACGACATTTTACGTATAACGATTGAAGCTGCCGACCCGCTTTATGACGCAGAAAAAACCCGCACGTTCCTGCAGGAAATAGGCGGAACTAACATACAGGAGTTGGAAGACTAA